The Apium graveolens cultivar Ventura chromosome 11, ASM990537v1, whole genome shotgun sequence genome has a window encoding:
- the LOC141696623 gene encoding uncharacterized protein LOC141696623: MPFLLIFPRFFSELSLFLLQANAHFQGAIHQAKAWKVGLEDANKKLEEANQKIEALEAQLASSTSDLETARAENVILKAQKDKAFDGWMDTQEFKDLMVEHDALLHPVSYKEGWDAAVEAIQDEFPEVLEQSPFPCPVRVPELGGVTEKLAVMIKDGEEEDSSEEEFEPVAKKARVEEPSKAAPQQPTSSAEGNSTGTSEGTTETSEETTETSEETSDSGSEESQPSKA; the protein is encoded by the coding sequence atgcccttcttacttatttttccacgtttcttttctgaactttcgctgtttctcttgcaggctaacgcccatttccagggggcaattcaccaagctaaagcttggaaggttggcctggaagatgccaacaagaagttggaagaggccaaccaaaaaatagaggcccttgaagctcaactggcctcttccacttctgacctagagacggcccgggccgaaaatgtcattctgaaggcgcagaaggacaaagcctttgatggctggatggacacccaagaattcaaggacttgatggtggagcatgatgcccttcttcacccagttagctataaagagggctgggatgctgctgtggaggccatccaggatgagtttccagaggtccttgagcagtccccctttccttgccctgtgcgggttccagagcttggaggtgttaccgagaagcttgctgttatgatcaaggatggagaggaggaagattcttccgaagaggagtttgagcctgtcgctaagaaggccagggtggaagagccttcaaaagcagcgcctcaacagccaacATCTTCTGCAGAGGGAAattctacagggacttcggaggggacaaccgagacgtccgaagaaacgactgagacttccgaggagacttcggatagtggttctgaggaatctcagccttccaaggcctaa
- the LOC141696624 gene encoding receptor-like cytoplasmic kinase 176: protein MYIDGHLTAKSDIYSFGVVLLEILTGRRVVDKNRPAGEQNLVPWAKPYLTSKRKVMHIMDGRIGGHYTVGAAFKAGTLANKCLSTDPKLRPEMNQVVKVLEQLQDLRKAEKVSNELSLQKHHSR, encoded by the exons ATGTACATAGACG GTCATCTAACTGCGAAGAGTGACATTTACAGCTTTGGAGTAGTTCTTCTTGAAATACTGACAGGGAGAAGAGTAGTTGACAAGAACCGTCCAGCAGGAGAACAAAACCTTGTTCCATGGGCTAAACCTTATCTTACCAGCAAACGGAAAGTCATGCACATCATGGATGGGCGTATTGGAGGCCATTACACGGTAGGAGCAGCATTCAAGGCTGGTACCCTGGCAAACAAATGCCTCTCAACAGATCCAAAGTTAAGACCTGAGATGAATCAAGTGGTGAAAGTACTAGAACAGCTTCAGGATTTAAGAAAGGCTGAAAAAGTTTCTAATGAACTTTCACTTCAAAAGCATCATAGTAGATGA